Proteins from one Hemibagrus wyckioides isolate EC202008001 linkage group LG16, SWU_Hwy_1.0, whole genome shotgun sequence genomic window:
- the LOC131367311 gene encoding proto-oncogene DBL isoform X3: protein MAESGQFRGLPRIRRAAASIPGNLHLVLVLRPKNQPQGTGTDLGFRFCQDDFTIKMPVIMLSSVTDLLRYIDENQLSTDFSGTLECCATDWIVLRTAIESFAVMVKDVAQLLQVFGTELAETELPEEPNAIEYLLRSHTDKYRQMKDDIRSVMKEGRQILSNLEGVKKTEDRDIAQDSNTVQRLLTQLRDMEMAFDGFFEKHHLKMQQYLQLLRYELSFHEMEVKLEELIVREKAIPAAGVTAVQTQQLLTELQALDSIAEEEMGRAQIVILHGHQLAASHHYALALIVQRCNELRHHCDTLTTALRNKHTSLTHAHSLQLHLEEVVRWCDESVYLLAGQMVDKFQSKEGAQEALNDIQRLLETKPALSSTTDTCTPEIQAQVTVVMEKFSSVQVMLENRQACLRKLTCVQVRPIQPVSPRPESPTRIKSPLFSPKHSFDVNSSLKFSFDLSLPGKKNARKNNGNKKIEVVHEESHGGVCQEAEGADNSEQHRCHVMKELIDTEKVYVEELLSVLLGYRAEMDNPALSHILPSELKDKKEVLFGNLPEIYKFHCRIFVQDLESCRETPERVGARFLERKENFQVYERYCQNKPRSEAMWRQCADSPFFQECKRKLKHKLDLDSYLLKPVQRLTKYQLLLKELLKHSTHSQYVCELQGALNVMLNLLKSVNDSMHQIAITGYEGDLCDLGRLLMQGSFSVWMSRKSSRVKDMARFKPMQRHLFLHERALLLCKRRDENGDGADRTASYSFKHCLRMSAVGITENVKGDVKKFEIWYSGREEVYVVQAPTVEVKSAWLSEIRKILTNHQKTAQDEGNGAVDSLSPLLVNSKGAPVHSDESGSSSPVLTDPVMFSPRPQSRNRRSWPGTSNSVDICETLEDWTTDLSFISDSDEEDEVLLVAGKYRALVDHLKCGKDEVIIKHGDVIHLLQESTAGRWHVKNLTRGGEGKLPADALNIILGNVDRSHVIRPRRSGNISRVTNTP from the exons GCCTCAATTCCTGGAAATCTGCACCTGGTTCTGGTTCTAAGGCCCAAAAACCAGCCTCAAGGCACCGGCACAGACCTGGGATTCCGCTTCTGTCAGGATGACTTCACTATTAAAATGCCT GTGATCATGCTGAGTTCAGTCACTGATCTGCTGCGTTATATTGATGAGAACCAGTTGAGCACTGATTTCAGTGGAACTCTCGAGTGCTGCGCCACAGACTGGATTGTCCTGAGGACG GCGATAGAGAGTTTTGCAGTGATGGTGAAGGATGTTGCTCAGCTGCTGCAGGTGTTTGGAACTGAACTGGCCGAGACTGAACTACCAGAGGAACCGAATGCTATCGAGTACCTGCTCCGCTCTCACACTGACAAATACAGGCAGATGAAG GATGATATTCGCTCAGTGATGAAGGAGGGACGTCAGATCCTGTCTAATCTGGAAGGAGTTAAAAAGACAGAGGACAGAGACATTGCTCAGGACAGCAACACTGTACAGAG actTCTGACCCAGCTCAGGGACATGGAGATGGCATTTGATGGGTTCTTTGAGAAACACCACCTAAAAATGCAGCAGTATCTGCAGCTGCTCCGCTACGAGCTGAGCTTTCATGAG ATGGAGGTGAAGCTGGAGGAGCTGATTGTCCGAGAGAAAGCGATTCCTGCTGCAGGAGTGACAGCAGTTCAGACACAACAACTCCTAACAGAATTACAAGCTCTTGACTCCATCGCTGAG gaagaGATGGGTCGTGCTCAGATTGTCATCCTTCATGGTCATCAGTTAGCGGCGAGTCATCACTACGCCCTGGCTCTCATTGTCCAGCGCTGTAATGAACTGCGtcatcactgtgacacactgaccactgccctacgcaacaaacacacctcactcacacacgcacacagtctACAGCTGCACCTTGAGGag gtagtgCGTtggtgtgatgagagtgtgtatcTGCTGGCCGGTCAGATGGTTGATAAGTTCCAATCTAAAGAAGGAGCTCAGGAAGCTCTGAATGATATTCAGAGACTGCTGGAGACCAAACCAGCACTCAGCTCCACTACTGACACATGCACACCTGAGatacag gctcAGGTGACAGTTGTGATGGAGAAGTTCTCCTCAGTGCAGGTGATGCTGGAGAACAGACAGGCATGTTTGCGTAAACTCACCTGCGTTCAGGTGAGACCCATCCAGCCTGTCTCCCCAAGACCAGAGAGCCCGACCCGCATCAAATCCCCGCTGTTCTCCCCCAAACACA GTTTTGATGTGAACTCCAGTCTGAAGTTCTcttttgatctctctctcccgggaaaaaaaaatgcacgcAAGAACAATGGCAACAAGAAG attGAGGTGGTGCATGAGGAGAGTCATGGGGGTGTGTGTCAAGAAGCAGAGGGAGCAGACAACTCTGAACAACATCGATG tcatgtgATGAAGGAACTGATTGACACAGAGAAGGTTTATGTGGAGGAATTGCTCAGTGTTCTACTG ggttacCGAGCTGAGATGGATAACCccgctctctctcacatcctGCCATCGGAGCTGAAAGACAAGAAGGAGGTTTTATTTGGGAATCTGCCAGAAATTTACAAATTTCACTGCAG gatATTTGTTCAGGATCTGGAGAGCTGCCGAGAGACTCCGGAGAGAGTGGGAGCGAGATTTCTagagaga AAGGAGAACTTTCAGGTGTATGAGCGTTACTGTCAGAATAAACCTCGCTCAGAGGCGATGTGGAGGCAGTGTGCAGACTCTCCATTTTTCCAG GAATGTAAGAGAAAATTGAAGCACAAGCTGGATTTGGATTCATATTTACTGAAACCTGTTCAGCGTCTAACCAAATATCAGCTCTTGCTGAAG GAGCTGCTGAAgcacagtacacactcacagtatgtgtgtgaactCCAGGGGGCACTAAACGTCATGTTGAACCTCCTCAAATCTGTTAATGACTCCATGCACCAGATTGCCATCACTGGAtatgag ggtGACCTGTGTGACCTGGGTCGGTTGTTAATGCAGGGTTCATTCAGTGTGTGGATGAGCAGAAAGTCATCACGTGTGAAGGACATGGCTCGTTTTAAACCCATGCAGAGACACCTGTTCCTCCACGAGAGGGCACTGCTGCTCTGTAAAAGGCGGGACGAGAATGGAGACGGAGCTGACCGCACTGCCTCCTACAGCTTTAAACATTGTCTCagg ATGAGTGCTGTGGGTATCACAGAGAATGTTAAAGGAGATGTGAAGAAGTTTGAGATCTGGTACAGTGGGAGAGAAGAAGTGTATGTAGTGCAG gCCCCAACAGTTGAGGTGAAGTCAGCTTGGCTCAGTGAGATCAGAAAAATCctcacaaaccatcaaaaaactgctcaag ATGAAGGTAATGGTGCTGTagactctctctcccctcttctTGTGAACAG TAAGGGGGCGCCGGTGCACTCAGACGAGTCAGGGAGCTCTAGTCCAGTTCTAACGGACCCTGTGATGTTCTCACCTCGACCACAGAGTCGCAACCGCCGCA gttgGCCAGGAACCTCGAACTCTGTGGATATTTGTGAGACTTTAGAGGATTGGACCACTGATCTGTCCTTCATCTCCGACTcggatgaggaagatgaggtcCTGCTG GTTGCTGGGAAATACCGAGCCCTGGTGGATCACCTGAAGTGTGGTAAAGATGAGGTCATCATAAAACACGGTGATGTCATCCACTTACTGCAGGAGAGCACAGCGGGCCGATG GCACGTAAAAAACCTGACTCGTGGAGGTGAGGGAAAACTTCCAGCTGATGCCCTGAACATAATTCTGGGAAATGTAGACAGGAGTCATGTGATCAGACCCAGAC GCTCGGGAAATATAAGCAGAGTGACAAACACGCCGTGA
- the LOC131367311 gene encoding proto-oncogene DBL isoform X1: protein MAESGQFRGLPRIRRAAASIPGNLHLVLVLRPKNQPQGTGTDLGFRFCQDDFTIKMPVIMLSSVTDLLRYIDENQLSTDFSGTLECCATDWIVLRTAIESFAVMVKDVAQLLQVFGTELAETELPEEPNAIEYLLRSHTDKYRQMKDDIRSVMKEGRQILSNLEGVKKTEDRDIAQDSNTVQRLLTQLRDMEMAFDGFFEKHHLKMQQYLQLLRYELSFHEMEVKLEELIVREKAIPAAGVTAVQTQQLLTELQALDSIAEEEMGRAQIVILHGHQLAASHHYALALIVQRCNELRHHCDTLTTALRNKHTSLTHAHSLQLHLEEVVRWCDESVYLLAGQMVDKFQSKEGAQEALNDIQRLLETKPALSSTTDTCTPEIQAQVTVVMEKFSSVQVMLENRQACLRKLTCVQVRPIQPVSPRPESPTRIKSPLFSPKHSFDVNSSLKFSFDLSLPGKKNARKNNGNKKIEVVHEESHGGVCQEAEGADNSEQHRCHVMKELIDTEKVYVEELLSVLLGYRAEMDNPALSHILPSELKDKKEVLFGNLPEIYKFHCRIFVQDLESCRETPERVGARFLERKENFQVYERYCQNKPRSEAMWRQCADSPFFQECKRKLKHKLDLDSYLLKPVQRLTKYQLLLKELLKHSTHSQYVCELQGALNVMLNLLKSVNDSMHQIAITGYEGDLCDLGRLLMQGSFSVWMSRKSSRVKDMARFKPMQRHLFLHERALLLCKRRDENGDGADRTASYSFKHCLRMSAVGITENVKGDVKKFEIWYSGREEVYVVQAPTVEVKSAWLSEIRKILTNHQKTAQDEGNGAVDSLSPLLVNSMERVSACMPWSPAPIAGCSGCFDVPPNSKGAPVHSDESGSSSPVLTDPVMFSPRPQSRNRRSWPGTSNSVDICETLEDWTTDLSFISDSDEEDEVLLVAGKYRALVDHLKCGKDEVIIKHGDVIHLLQESTAGRWHVKNLTRGGEGKLPADALNIILGNVDRSHVIRPRRSGNISRVTNTP from the exons GCCTCAATTCCTGGAAATCTGCACCTGGTTCTGGTTCTAAGGCCCAAAAACCAGCCTCAAGGCACCGGCACAGACCTGGGATTCCGCTTCTGTCAGGATGACTTCACTATTAAAATGCCT GTGATCATGCTGAGTTCAGTCACTGATCTGCTGCGTTATATTGATGAGAACCAGTTGAGCACTGATTTCAGTGGAACTCTCGAGTGCTGCGCCACAGACTGGATTGTCCTGAGGACG GCGATAGAGAGTTTTGCAGTGATGGTGAAGGATGTTGCTCAGCTGCTGCAGGTGTTTGGAACTGAACTGGCCGAGACTGAACTACCAGAGGAACCGAATGCTATCGAGTACCTGCTCCGCTCTCACACTGACAAATACAGGCAGATGAAG GATGATATTCGCTCAGTGATGAAGGAGGGACGTCAGATCCTGTCTAATCTGGAAGGAGTTAAAAAGACAGAGGACAGAGACATTGCTCAGGACAGCAACACTGTACAGAG actTCTGACCCAGCTCAGGGACATGGAGATGGCATTTGATGGGTTCTTTGAGAAACACCACCTAAAAATGCAGCAGTATCTGCAGCTGCTCCGCTACGAGCTGAGCTTTCATGAG ATGGAGGTGAAGCTGGAGGAGCTGATTGTCCGAGAGAAAGCGATTCCTGCTGCAGGAGTGACAGCAGTTCAGACACAACAACTCCTAACAGAATTACAAGCTCTTGACTCCATCGCTGAG gaagaGATGGGTCGTGCTCAGATTGTCATCCTTCATGGTCATCAGTTAGCGGCGAGTCATCACTACGCCCTGGCTCTCATTGTCCAGCGCTGTAATGAACTGCGtcatcactgtgacacactgaccactgccctacgcaacaaacacacctcactcacacacgcacacagtctACAGCTGCACCTTGAGGag gtagtgCGTtggtgtgatgagagtgtgtatcTGCTGGCCGGTCAGATGGTTGATAAGTTCCAATCTAAAGAAGGAGCTCAGGAAGCTCTGAATGATATTCAGAGACTGCTGGAGACCAAACCAGCACTCAGCTCCACTACTGACACATGCACACCTGAGatacag gctcAGGTGACAGTTGTGATGGAGAAGTTCTCCTCAGTGCAGGTGATGCTGGAGAACAGACAGGCATGTTTGCGTAAACTCACCTGCGTTCAGGTGAGACCCATCCAGCCTGTCTCCCCAAGACCAGAGAGCCCGACCCGCATCAAATCCCCGCTGTTCTCCCCCAAACACA GTTTTGATGTGAACTCCAGTCTGAAGTTCTcttttgatctctctctcccgggaaaaaaaaatgcacgcAAGAACAATGGCAACAAGAAG attGAGGTGGTGCATGAGGAGAGTCATGGGGGTGTGTGTCAAGAAGCAGAGGGAGCAGACAACTCTGAACAACATCGATG tcatgtgATGAAGGAACTGATTGACACAGAGAAGGTTTATGTGGAGGAATTGCTCAGTGTTCTACTG ggttacCGAGCTGAGATGGATAACCccgctctctctcacatcctGCCATCGGAGCTGAAAGACAAGAAGGAGGTTTTATTTGGGAATCTGCCAGAAATTTACAAATTTCACTGCAG gatATTTGTTCAGGATCTGGAGAGCTGCCGAGAGACTCCGGAGAGAGTGGGAGCGAGATTTCTagagaga AAGGAGAACTTTCAGGTGTATGAGCGTTACTGTCAGAATAAACCTCGCTCAGAGGCGATGTGGAGGCAGTGTGCAGACTCTCCATTTTTCCAG GAATGTAAGAGAAAATTGAAGCACAAGCTGGATTTGGATTCATATTTACTGAAACCTGTTCAGCGTCTAACCAAATATCAGCTCTTGCTGAAG GAGCTGCTGAAgcacagtacacactcacagtatgtgtgtgaactCCAGGGGGCACTAAACGTCATGTTGAACCTCCTCAAATCTGTTAATGACTCCATGCACCAGATTGCCATCACTGGAtatgag ggtGACCTGTGTGACCTGGGTCGGTTGTTAATGCAGGGTTCATTCAGTGTGTGGATGAGCAGAAAGTCATCACGTGTGAAGGACATGGCTCGTTTTAAACCCATGCAGAGACACCTGTTCCTCCACGAGAGGGCACTGCTGCTCTGTAAAAGGCGGGACGAGAATGGAGACGGAGCTGACCGCACTGCCTCCTACAGCTTTAAACATTGTCTCagg ATGAGTGCTGTGGGTATCACAGAGAATGTTAAAGGAGATGTGAAGAAGTTTGAGATCTGGTACAGTGGGAGAGAAGAAGTGTATGTAGTGCAG gCCCCAACAGTTGAGGTGAAGTCAGCTTGGCTCAGTGAGATCAGAAAAATCctcacaaaccatcaaaaaactgctcaag ATGAAGGTAATGGTGCTGTagactctctctcccctcttctTGTGAACAG tatgGAGAGGGTGTCAGCCTGCATGCCCTGGAGTCCCGCCCCCATCGCAGGCTGTTCAGGTTGTTTTGATGTCCCTCCTAACAGTAAGGGGGCGCCGGTGCACTCAGACGAGTCAGGGAGCTCTAGTCCAGTTCTAACGGACCCTGTGATGTTCTCACCTCGACCACAGAGTCGCAACCGCCGCA gttgGCCAGGAACCTCGAACTCTGTGGATATTTGTGAGACTTTAGAGGATTGGACCACTGATCTGTCCTTCATCTCCGACTcggatgaggaagatgaggtcCTGCTG GTTGCTGGGAAATACCGAGCCCTGGTGGATCACCTGAAGTGTGGTAAAGATGAGGTCATCATAAAACACGGTGATGTCATCCACTTACTGCAGGAGAGCACAGCGGGCCGATG GCACGTAAAAAACCTGACTCGTGGAGGTGAGGGAAAACTTCCAGCTGATGCCCTGAACATAATTCTGGGAAATGTAGACAGGAGTCATGTGATCAGACCCAGAC GCTCGGGAAATATAAGCAGAGTGACAAACACGCCGTGA
- the LOC131367311 gene encoding proto-oncogene DBL isoform X2 encodes MAESGQFRGLPRIRRAAASIPGNLHLVLVLRPKNQPQGTGTDLGFRFCQDDFTIKMPVIMLSSVTDLLRYIDENQLSTDFSGTLECCATDWIVLRTAIESFAVMVKDVAQLLQVFGTELAETELPEEPNAIEYLLRSHTDKYRQMKDDIRSVMKEGRQILSNLEGVKKTEDRDIAQDSNTVQRLLTQLRDMEMAFDGFFEKHHLKMQQYLQLLRYELSFHEMEVKLEELIVREKAIPAAGVTAVQTQQLLTELQALDSIAEEEMGRAQIVILHGHQLAASHHYALALIVQRCNELRHHCDTLTTALRNKHTSLTHAHSLQLHLEEVVRWCDESVYLLAGQMVDKFQSKEGAQEALNDIQRLLETKPALSSTTDTCTPEIQAQVTVVMEKFSSVQVMLENRQACLRKLTCVQVRPIQPVSPRPESPTRIKSPLFSPKHSFDVNSSLKFSFDLSLPGKKNARKNNGNKKIEVVHEESHGGVCQEAEGADNSEQHRCHVMKELIDTEKVYVEELLSVLLGYRAEMDNPALSHILPSELKDKKEVLFGNLPEIYKFHCRIFVQDLESCRETPERVGARFLERKENFQVYERYCQNKPRSEAMWRQCADSPFFQECKRKLKHKLDLDSYLLKPVQRLTKYQLLLKELLKHSTHSQYVCELQGALNVMLNLLKSVNDSMHQIAITGYEGDLCDLGRLLMQGSFSVWMSRKSSRVKDMARFKPMQRHLFLHERALLLCKRRDENGDGADRTASYSFKHCLRMSAVGITENVKGDVKKFEIWYSGREEVYVVQAPTVEVKSAWLSEIRKILTNHQKTAQDEGNGAVDSLSPLLVNSMERVSACMPWSPAPIAGCSGCFDVPPNSKGAPVHSDESGSSSPVLTDPVMFSPRPQSRNRRSWPGTSNSVDICETLEDWTTDLSFISDSDEEDEVLLVAGKYRALVDHLKCGKDEVIIKHGDVIHLLQESTAGRWHVKNLTRGGEGKLPADALNIILGNVDRSHVIRPRREFTAREI; translated from the exons GCCTCAATTCCTGGAAATCTGCACCTGGTTCTGGTTCTAAGGCCCAAAAACCAGCCTCAAGGCACCGGCACAGACCTGGGATTCCGCTTCTGTCAGGATGACTTCACTATTAAAATGCCT GTGATCATGCTGAGTTCAGTCACTGATCTGCTGCGTTATATTGATGAGAACCAGTTGAGCACTGATTTCAGTGGAACTCTCGAGTGCTGCGCCACAGACTGGATTGTCCTGAGGACG GCGATAGAGAGTTTTGCAGTGATGGTGAAGGATGTTGCTCAGCTGCTGCAGGTGTTTGGAACTGAACTGGCCGAGACTGAACTACCAGAGGAACCGAATGCTATCGAGTACCTGCTCCGCTCTCACACTGACAAATACAGGCAGATGAAG GATGATATTCGCTCAGTGATGAAGGAGGGACGTCAGATCCTGTCTAATCTGGAAGGAGTTAAAAAGACAGAGGACAGAGACATTGCTCAGGACAGCAACACTGTACAGAG actTCTGACCCAGCTCAGGGACATGGAGATGGCATTTGATGGGTTCTTTGAGAAACACCACCTAAAAATGCAGCAGTATCTGCAGCTGCTCCGCTACGAGCTGAGCTTTCATGAG ATGGAGGTGAAGCTGGAGGAGCTGATTGTCCGAGAGAAAGCGATTCCTGCTGCAGGAGTGACAGCAGTTCAGACACAACAACTCCTAACAGAATTACAAGCTCTTGACTCCATCGCTGAG gaagaGATGGGTCGTGCTCAGATTGTCATCCTTCATGGTCATCAGTTAGCGGCGAGTCATCACTACGCCCTGGCTCTCATTGTCCAGCGCTGTAATGAACTGCGtcatcactgtgacacactgaccactgccctacgcaacaaacacacctcactcacacacgcacacagtctACAGCTGCACCTTGAGGag gtagtgCGTtggtgtgatgagagtgtgtatcTGCTGGCCGGTCAGATGGTTGATAAGTTCCAATCTAAAGAAGGAGCTCAGGAAGCTCTGAATGATATTCAGAGACTGCTGGAGACCAAACCAGCACTCAGCTCCACTACTGACACATGCACACCTGAGatacag gctcAGGTGACAGTTGTGATGGAGAAGTTCTCCTCAGTGCAGGTGATGCTGGAGAACAGACAGGCATGTTTGCGTAAACTCACCTGCGTTCAGGTGAGACCCATCCAGCCTGTCTCCCCAAGACCAGAGAGCCCGACCCGCATCAAATCCCCGCTGTTCTCCCCCAAACACA GTTTTGATGTGAACTCCAGTCTGAAGTTCTcttttgatctctctctcccgggaaaaaaaaatgcacgcAAGAACAATGGCAACAAGAAG attGAGGTGGTGCATGAGGAGAGTCATGGGGGTGTGTGTCAAGAAGCAGAGGGAGCAGACAACTCTGAACAACATCGATG tcatgtgATGAAGGAACTGATTGACACAGAGAAGGTTTATGTGGAGGAATTGCTCAGTGTTCTACTG ggttacCGAGCTGAGATGGATAACCccgctctctctcacatcctGCCATCGGAGCTGAAAGACAAGAAGGAGGTTTTATTTGGGAATCTGCCAGAAATTTACAAATTTCACTGCAG gatATTTGTTCAGGATCTGGAGAGCTGCCGAGAGACTCCGGAGAGAGTGGGAGCGAGATTTCTagagaga AAGGAGAACTTTCAGGTGTATGAGCGTTACTGTCAGAATAAACCTCGCTCAGAGGCGATGTGGAGGCAGTGTGCAGACTCTCCATTTTTCCAG GAATGTAAGAGAAAATTGAAGCACAAGCTGGATTTGGATTCATATTTACTGAAACCTGTTCAGCGTCTAACCAAATATCAGCTCTTGCTGAAG GAGCTGCTGAAgcacagtacacactcacagtatgtgtgtgaactCCAGGGGGCACTAAACGTCATGTTGAACCTCCTCAAATCTGTTAATGACTCCATGCACCAGATTGCCATCACTGGAtatgag ggtGACCTGTGTGACCTGGGTCGGTTGTTAATGCAGGGTTCATTCAGTGTGTGGATGAGCAGAAAGTCATCACGTGTGAAGGACATGGCTCGTTTTAAACCCATGCAGAGACACCTGTTCCTCCACGAGAGGGCACTGCTGCTCTGTAAAAGGCGGGACGAGAATGGAGACGGAGCTGACCGCACTGCCTCCTACAGCTTTAAACATTGTCTCagg ATGAGTGCTGTGGGTATCACAGAGAATGTTAAAGGAGATGTGAAGAAGTTTGAGATCTGGTACAGTGGGAGAGAAGAAGTGTATGTAGTGCAG gCCCCAACAGTTGAGGTGAAGTCAGCTTGGCTCAGTGAGATCAGAAAAATCctcacaaaccatcaaaaaactgctcaag ATGAAGGTAATGGTGCTGTagactctctctcccctcttctTGTGAACAG tatgGAGAGGGTGTCAGCCTGCATGCCCTGGAGTCCCGCCCCCATCGCAGGCTGTTCAGGTTGTTTTGATGTCCCTCCTAACAGTAAGGGGGCGCCGGTGCACTCAGACGAGTCAGGGAGCTCTAGTCCAGTTCTAACGGACCCTGTGATGTTCTCACCTCGACCACAGAGTCGCAACCGCCGCA gttgGCCAGGAACCTCGAACTCTGTGGATATTTGTGAGACTTTAGAGGATTGGACCACTGATCTGTCCTTCATCTCCGACTcggatgaggaagatgaggtcCTGCTG GTTGCTGGGAAATACCGAGCCCTGGTGGATCACCTGAAGTGTGGTAAAGATGAGGTCATCATAAAACACGGTGATGTCATCCACTTACTGCAGGAGAGCACAGCGGGCCGATG GCACGTAAAAAACCTGACTCGTGGAGGTGAGGGAAAACTTCCAGCTGATGCCCTGAACATAATTCTGGGAAATGTAGACAGGAGTCATGTGATCAGACCCAGACGTGAATTTACA GCTCGGGAAATATAA